One window from the genome of Mumia sp. ZJ1417 encodes:
- a CDS encoding glutamate synthase subunit beta, translating into MADPKGFMKTPRQLAPRRPVGERIHDWNEVYPGTPGRALLPIITEQAGRCMDCGIPFCHSGCPLGNLIPEWNELVWRDDWEAALSRLHATNNFPEFTGRLCPAPCETACVVGINREAVTIKNVEVSIIDRAWDDGRVTPEPPEWLTGKTVAVIGSGPAGLAVAQQLTRAGHTVAVYERDDAPGGLLRYGIPEFKMEKSVLDRRIEQMTAEGTIFRNGVAVGVDLTGEQLRDRYDAVVLATGATVRRDLPTVGRELGGIHQAMEYLPQANRVARGESVDGQITAEGKDVVIIGGGDTGADCLGTAIRQQARSITQLEIMPRPSEERPGHQPWPTYPMTYRVASAHEEGGERVYAVSTQEFLGDEDGHVRALRMVEVEMVDGRFQEVEGSVREIPAQLVLLAMGFTGPETDGVVAQLGASLDERGNVARDSSYMTDIDGVFAAGDAGRGQSLIVWALAEGRACAAGVDAYLNGSTNLPAPILPTERPLVV; encoded by the coding sequence GTGGCTGATCCGAAGGGTTTCATGAAGACGCCGCGCCAGCTCGCGCCGCGGCGGCCGGTCGGGGAGCGCATCCACGACTGGAACGAGGTCTATCCCGGCACGCCGGGGCGGGCGCTCCTGCCGATCATCACCGAGCAGGCCGGCCGCTGCATGGACTGCGGCATCCCGTTCTGCCACAGCGGCTGCCCGCTCGGCAACCTCATCCCCGAGTGGAACGAGCTCGTCTGGCGTGACGACTGGGAGGCGGCGCTCTCGCGGCTGCACGCGACGAACAACTTCCCGGAGTTCACCGGGCGCCTGTGCCCCGCACCGTGCGAGACGGCGTGCGTCGTCGGCATCAACCGCGAGGCCGTGACCATCAAGAACGTCGAGGTGTCGATCATCGACCGCGCCTGGGATGACGGTCGCGTCACGCCCGAGCCGCCGGAGTGGCTCACGGGCAAGACCGTCGCGGTCATCGGCTCGGGACCGGCTGGTCTCGCGGTCGCCCAGCAGCTCACGCGCGCCGGACACACCGTCGCCGTGTACGAGCGTGACGACGCGCCTGGCGGTCTGCTCCGCTACGGCATCCCGGAGTTCAAGATGGAGAAGTCCGTCCTGGACCGCCGGATCGAGCAGATGACGGCCGAAGGCACCATCTTCCGCAACGGCGTCGCCGTCGGGGTCGACCTGACGGGCGAGCAGCTGCGCGACCGCTACGACGCCGTGGTCCTCGCGACCGGCGCGACCGTACGCCGTGACCTGCCGACCGTCGGGCGCGAGCTCGGCGGCATCCACCAGGCCATGGAGTACCTCCCGCAGGCCAACCGTGTCGCCCGGGGCGAGAGTGTCGACGGCCAGATCACGGCCGAGGGCAAGGACGTCGTCATCATCGGCGGCGGCGACACCGGTGCCGACTGTCTCGGCACCGCCATCCGCCAGCAGGCCCGTTCGATCACGCAGCTGGAGATCATGCCGCGTCCGAGCGAGGAGCGTCCCGGCCACCAGCCGTGGCCGACGTACCCGATGACCTACCGGGTCGCCTCGGCGCACGAGGAGGGCGGCGAGCGTGTCTACGCGGTCTCGACGCAGGAGTTCCTCGGCGACGAGGACGGCCACGTCCGTGCGTTGCGGATGGTCGAGGTCGAGATGGTCGATGGCCGCTTCCAGGAGGTCGAGGGGAGTGTCCGCGAGATCCCGGCACAGCTCGTGCTGCTCGCGATGGGCTTCACCGGCCCGGAGACCGACGGTGTCGTCGCGCAGCTCGGTGCGAGCCTGGACGAGCGGGGCAACGTCGCGCGCGACTCCTCGTACATGACCGACATCGATGGCGTGTTCGCCGCCGGCGACGCGGGCCGTGGGCAGTCGCTGATCGTGTGGGCGCTCGCCGAGGGTCGCGCGTGCGCGGCCGGCGTCGACGCCTATCTCAACGGCTCGACCAACCTGCCTGCGCCGATCCTCCCCACGGAGCGTCCGCTCGTCGTCTGA